The following coding sequences lie in one Anomaloglossus baeobatrachus isolate aAnoBae1 chromosome 7, aAnoBae1.hap1, whole genome shotgun sequence genomic window:
- the LOC142246292 gene encoding histone H3 gives MARTKQTARKSTGGKAPRKQLATKAARKSAPATGGVKKPHRYRPGTVALREIRRYQKSTELLIRKLPFQRLVREIAQDFKTDLRFQSSAVMALQEASEAYLVGLFEDTNLCAIHAKRVTIMPKDIQLARRIRGERA, from the coding sequence ATGGCCAGAACTAAGCAGACCGCCCGTAAATCCACCGGAGGGAAAGCTCCCCGCAAGCAGCTGGCCACTAAGGCCGCCAGGAAGAGCGCTCCCGCCACCGGCGGAGTCAAGAAGCCTCACCGCTACCGGCCAGGCACAGTCGCTCTCCGTGAGATCCGCCGGTACCAGAAGTCCACGGAGCTGCTGATCCGTAAGCTTCCCTTCCAGCGCCTGGTAAGAGAAATCGCCCAGGACTTCAAGACCGATCTCCGCTTCCAGAGCTCGGCCGTCATGGCCCTGCAGGAGGCCAGCGAGGCTTATCTGGTGGGGCTGTTTGAGGACACGAATCTGTGCGCCATCCACGCTAAGAGGGTCACCATCATGCCCAAAGACATCCAGCTGGCCCGCCGCATCCGTGGGGAGAGGGCCTAG